One segment of Radiobacillus kanasensis DNA contains the following:
- a CDS encoding alpha/beta hydrolase translates to MFWFSRLSNIRNRILEGKKITNITQEYYVEKVGEGEPVLFLPAAGFAGNEGLNIAVHMKENFETHMIDLPGLGKSKGLEGRVTSKSLANWVKTYMDQCEIDSVSLIGHSLGGAVLLAFAVHYPERVKKLILLDQGHKPFPRVPIAEFGSFAYVLPFLNVCVHLFGKRFLNKLTPFFTQQDEQKKDELSVEVKEFCERISIVENEYVRLAVKEAPNITEEGLSLMFGYYNLNLPKLLKSVKVKTCLVYGTFENINEKEYRNTRKYIQKMLKYKNLPITYYPIKSGHYVHWSESTILDVLKGFLI, encoded by the coding sequence ATTTTTTGGTTTAGTAGATTAAGCAATATAAGGAATAGAATACTGGAGGGGAAGAAAATCACAAATATAACGCAAGAATATTATGTTGAAAAAGTAGGTGAAGGGGAACCCGTTCTATTTCTTCCTGCTGCAGGTTTTGCTGGTAATGAAGGGCTTAATATCGCAGTGCATATGAAAGAAAACTTTGAAACACATATGATTGATTTGCCTGGTTTAGGTAAAAGCAAAGGTCTAGAAGGTCGTGTAACGTCTAAAAGCTTGGCGAATTGGGTTAAAACCTATATGGACCAATGTGAGATAGATAGCGTATCTTTAATCGGGCATTCTTTAGGCGGAGCAGTATTGTTAGCTTTCGCTGTTCATTATCCTGAAAGAGTAAAGAAATTAATCTTATTGGATCAAGGACATAAGCCATTCCCAAGGGTACCCATAGCTGAATTTGGATCCTTCGCCTATGTGTTACCATTTCTTAATGTATGTGTTCATCTGTTTGGAAAGCGATTTTTGAATAAATTAACTCCTTTCTTTACTCAACAGGACGAGCAAAAGAAAGATGAATTAAGTGTCGAAGTTAAAGAGTTTTGTGAACGTATTTCTATTGTAGAGAATGAGTATGTAAGGTTAGCAGTTAAAGAAGCTCCAAATATTACAGAAGAAGGGTTATCACTGATGTTTGGTTACTATAACCTGAATCTTCCGAAGCTACTCAAAAGTGTTAAAGTGAAAACCTGTCTAGTTTACGGTACGTTTGAAAATATAAATGAAAAAGAGTACAGAAATACTAGAAAGTACATACAAAAGATGCTGAAATACAAGAACCTTCCGATTACCTATTATCCAATAAAAAGTGGTCATTATGTGCATTGGAGTGAATCAACAATATTGGATGTATTAAAGGGATTCCTGATTTAG
- a CDS encoding DUF4181 domain-containing protein yields the protein MYGGESDLWIDLILILGPFFLLLYLFNKLMRKLLNVKKKKFFSYNHVNDRHKKIDWTIRISFMVILLLSIPFNMLSTMKHWYLQPWFLMISFLVISEAARAVMEWKYAANRKDYLFTISQTIFIVVVLVSMFTTRFFGLVD from the coding sequence ATGTATGGTGGTGAATCTGATTTATGGATTGACCTTATTTTGATCCTAGGTCCATTCTTTCTATTATTGTATTTGTTTAATAAGTTGATGCGAAAGCTTTTAAATGTAAAGAAGAAAAAATTCTTTTCCTATAACCACGTGAATGATCGGCATAAAAAGATAGATTGGACAATTAGAATCAGTTTTATGGTGATTTTACTGCTTTCGATTCCCTTCAATATGCTTAGCACTATGAAGCATTGGTATCTGCAACCGTGGTTTTTAATGATTAGCTTTCTTGTTATATCAGAAGCTGCTCGTGCTGTGATGGAGTGGAAGTATGCAGCTAATCGAAAAGACTACCTTTTTACAATCAGCCAAACAATTTTCATTGTCGTAGTACTAGTTTCCATGTTTACAACTAGATTTTTTGGTTTAGTAGATTAA
- a CDS encoding AAA family ATPase produces the protein MFLKRITLLRENIPSMKKYPFYIPSIQNLEEIDINNKVTFFVGENGSGKSTLLEAIADKCGFNTAGGGRNNFYDVHAAESSLGNYIRLSWLPKVTNGFFLRAESFYHFASHIDTVGAAHAYGGRSLHEQSHGESFLSLFLNRFKGKAIYLLDEPEAALSPARQLTFLKIIHDLASEGDAQFIIATHSPILLGYPNADILSFDDGQISKIDYEMTDHYQITKYFLQQREKFLDELLNDE, from the coding sequence ATGTTTTTAAAACGAATAACGTTATTACGCGAGAATATTCCATCGATGAAGAAATATCCGTTTTACATACCATCTATCCAAAACCTTGAAGAGATTGATATTAATAATAAGGTGACCTTCTTTGTTGGAGAAAACGGCTCTGGAAAATCGACGTTGCTTGAGGCCATTGCTGATAAATGTGGTTTTAATACAGCAGGCGGGGGACGAAATAATTTCTATGACGTGCACGCTGCTGAATCGTCTCTTGGCAATTATATAAGACTGTCTTGGTTACCGAAAGTTACAAATGGGTTCTTTCTTCGAGCGGAGTCCTTTTACCATTTTGCTTCCCACATTGATACAGTGGGGGCCGCTCATGCATATGGTGGACGCTCCTTACACGAGCAATCCCATGGTGAATCTTTTTTGTCTTTATTTTTAAATCGGTTTAAAGGGAAAGCCATTTATCTTTTGGATGAACCAGAGGCCGCTCTTTCTCCGGCAAGACAGTTGACGTTTTTGAAAATCATTCATGATCTTGCGTCCGAAGGAGATGCGCAATTTATAATTGCTACTCATTCTCCTATCTTACTCGGTTATCCAAATGCAGACATTTTAAGCTTCGACGATGGTCAAATTTCCAAGATTGATTATGAAATGACCGATCATTATCAAATCACCAAGTATTTTTTGCAACAGAGAGAAAAGTTTCTGGATGAACTATTGAACGATGAATAA
- a CDS encoding class I SAM-dependent methyltransferase, protein MIITTGGRSGSTIVSYAKRLAITSGIPYISRNGVSIQSLKEQYQDDIVVVGQDRIFISPLNATSNLFFHPNIAMIQAKRLSKGEEEPLITTAKLKEGMSILDCTLGLGSDSIMASLAVGPSGTVTGVEGNQLLYLLVKEGLASFSSGNDAFDQAMRRIKVVYADHFTFLSQVDTDSVDVVYFDPMFTSSIESSSGINSIRGQALTTDINQELIIEAKRVAKERVVLKDHWKSERFRELGFTQHRRKTSLFHYGTIEL, encoded by the coding sequence ATGATTATTACAACTGGCGGGCGCTCAGGAAGTACAATAGTATCCTACGCAAAAAGGTTAGCTATCACCTCTGGGATTCCATACATAAGTAGAAACGGTGTTTCCATTCAGAGTCTAAAAGAACAGTATCAGGATGACATTGTAGTCGTTGGGCAGGATCGCATTTTTATTTCTCCCTTAAACGCTACATCTAATCTATTCTTTCATCCCAATATAGCGATGATTCAGGCAAAACGTCTGTCAAAAGGGGAAGAGGAACCTTTGATTACGACAGCTAAATTAAAGGAAGGAATGTCCATACTCGATTGTACGTTAGGCTTAGGATCTGATAGCATCATGGCAAGTCTTGCGGTCGGTCCTAGTGGAACAGTTACTGGTGTGGAAGGAAATCAATTGCTTTATCTTTTAGTAAAAGAGGGGCTTGCTTCATTTTCGAGTGGAAACGATGCATTTGATCAAGCGATGAGAAGGATAAAAGTTGTTTATGCAGATCACTTTACCTTTTTATCACAAGTGGATACAGATTCTGTAGACGTTGTGTACTTTGATCCAATGTTTACCTCGAGCATTGAGTCCTCCAGTGGAATCAATTCGATTAGAGGGCAGGCACTTACAACAGATATAAATCAAGAATTAATCATAGAAGCAAAACGTGTAGCAAAAGAACGAGTGGTTTTGAAAGACCACTGGAAAAGTGAAAGATTTCGTGAGTTAGGGTTTACACAGCATCGGAGAAAAACATCCTTATTTCATTATGGAACAATTGAGTTATGA
- a CDS encoding SDR family oxidoreductase — MNLLVTGATGKLGSKIVEKLLETVPATDLVVSVRKPEKAGDLKARGVEVRHGDFDQPETLDSAFKGIDRLLIISADGANETRVKQHKNAVEAAHRAQVKFIAYTSIGNAIQSKMFLAPPHQAAEEAILKTGIPYSFLRNNWYLENEIGTIQGVMKGAPWVTAAGSGKTGWALQQDYAEAAAAVLVGEGHENTIYELSGKPTTQEELAAAVGKVLGKEVTVKQVDDETYRNSMKEAGVPEFVLPMLVEIQKGIRAGELDIESNDFDKLLGRPATPVHEALSQIVEQI; from the coding sequence ATGAATTTACTCGTAACTGGAGCCACAGGTAAATTAGGTAGTAAAATTGTAGAGAAATTATTAGAAACTGTACCAGCAACGGATTTAGTTGTCAGTGTTCGTAAACCGGAAAAAGCGGGTGATCTCAAGGCTAGAGGGGTAGAGGTACGGCACGGTGATTTTGATCAGCCTGAAACATTAGACTCTGCCTTTAAAGGTATTGATCGTTTATTAATTATTTCGGCGGATGGAGCCAACGAAACAAGAGTAAAACAGCACAAGAATGCGGTGGAAGCGGCTCATCGAGCACAAGTGAAGTTCATCGCTTATACTAGTATTGGAAATGCTATCCAAAGCAAGATGTTCCTTGCTCCTCCACATCAAGCAGCGGAGGAAGCTATCCTAAAAACAGGTATTCCGTATTCCTTTTTACGGAACAACTGGTACTTAGAAAATGAAATAGGAACCATTCAAGGAGTAATGAAAGGAGCACCTTGGGTGACAGCCGCAGGATCAGGGAAAACAGGATGGGCTCTACAACAAGATTATGCGGAGGCTGCTGCCGCTGTGTTAGTAGGGGAAGGGCACGAAAACACCATTTATGAGCTGTCTGGGAAACCAACAACTCAAGAAGAATTGGCTGCTGCTGTTGGAAAGGTGTTAGGAAAAGAAGTAACTGTAAAACAAGTGGATGATGAGACTTATCGTAACAGTATGAAAGAAGCTGGTGTACCAGAATTCGTTCTTCCAATGTTAGTAGAAATCCAAAAGGGGATTCGAGCTGGAGAATTGGATATTGAAAGTAATGATTTTGACAAGCTATTAGGTCGTCCGGCTACACCTGTTCATGAGGCGTTAAGTCAAATTGTGGAGCAGATTTAA
- a CDS encoding Rrf2 family transcriptional regulator produces the protein MSISSRFSVGIHILSLIEFNKDGVSSSEYLAESVNTNPALIRKITGMLKRAGLVEVHPGIAGARLAKDLSKITLLDVYKAVHVVQENELFNVHETPNPKCLVGRNIQDTIIPVLSTAQHAMEKVLGNVTIEDIVQDIVQKENLS, from the coding sequence ATGTCCATCAGTAGTCGTTTTTCTGTAGGAATACATATATTATCTCTAATTGAATTTAATAAAGATGGGGTAAGTTCCTCAGAGTATTTGGCAGAGAGTGTGAACACAAATCCTGCCCTCATACGAAAAATTACTGGCATGTTGAAAAGAGCCGGTTTAGTAGAAGTTCATCCAGGTATTGCTGGTGCTAGACTAGCAAAAGATTTGTCTAAAATTACTTTGTTAGACGTTTATAAAGCCGTTCATGTTGTACAGGAAAATGAATTATTTAATGTTCATGAGACCCCAAATCCGAAATGTCTGGTAGGTAGAAATATCCAAGATACTATTATCCCAGTATTATCTACTGCACAACATGCAATGGAGAAGGTATTAGGAAATGTAACGATTGAAGACATCGTACAAGATATTGTTCAAAAAGAAAATTTAAGTTAA
- a CDS encoding O-methyltransferase — MKKVNQYIDSLFHNSDPLLEEVLASIQENGMPSISVSPSSGKLLTMLVSISKAKSVLEIGALGGYSGICLARGFGETGQLTSLELEEKYAKVAHQNLSNAGFGDQVTYITGPALQSLEQLEKENKRFDFFFIDADKENYENYLTYCLKVAEPDAVVVMDNVLAGGTVLDTDTQPKRYTAFMREFNEMVANHPQLESLLIPIGDGLTVARVKK, encoded by the coding sequence ATGAAAAAAGTAAACCAATATATTGATAGCTTGTTTCATAACTCAGATCCACTATTAGAGGAAGTACTGGCTTCCATCCAAGAAAACGGTATGCCTTCCATTTCGGTATCGCCCTCATCTGGTAAACTACTTACTATGCTAGTATCTATCTCAAAAGCGAAAAGTGTTCTTGAAATTGGTGCACTTGGAGGATATAGCGGGATTTGTCTTGCTAGAGGTTTTGGGGAAACAGGACAGCTGACATCCCTTGAATTGGAAGAAAAATATGCAAAAGTTGCGCATCAAAATCTTTCGAATGCTGGTTTTGGCGATCAGGTAACTTATATAACTGGTCCCGCTCTACAAAGCCTAGAGCAGCTAGAAAAGGAAAATAAACGATTTGATTTTTTCTTTATCGATGCGGACAAAGAGAACTATGAAAACTATCTTACGTATTGCTTGAAAGTCGCGGAACCTGATGCTGTAGTCGTTATGGATAACGTCCTTGCTGGTGGAACTGTTCTAGACACAGACACCCAACCTAAGCGATATACGGCATTCATGAGAGAATTCAATGAAATGGTGGCTAATCACCCACAATTGGAGTCTCTGCTCATTCCTATTGGGGATGGACTTACCGTAGCAAGAGTGAAGAAATAG
- the hemL gene encoding glutamate-1-semialdehyde 2,1-aminomutase, translated as MRNYEKSVEAYKEAVDLLPGGVNSPVRAFKSVGMNPIFMSNGKGSKIYDIDGNEYIDYVLSWGPLILGHADDRVVEALKEVTESGTSFGAPTLIENKLAQLVIDRVPSIEMVRMVNSGTEATMSALRLARGFTGRDKILKFEGNYHGHGDSLLIKAGSGVATLGLPDSPGVPQSIAQNTITVPYNDMESVRYAFQEYGDDLAAVIVEPVSGNMGVVPPVGDFLQELRKITEENGTVLIFDEVMTGFRVGYQCAQGHFGVTPDLTCLGKVIGGGLPVGAYGGKREIMERIAPVGDIYQAGTLSGNPLAMTAGYETLKALDETTYVEMSKKVDRLIEGFQEAAKVHNIPLQVNRAGSMVGIFFNDKPVINYETAKSSNVEFFAAYYREMAEQGIFLPPSQFEGLFLSTAHTDEDIEKTIEAARHAFSKLK; from the coding sequence ATGAGAAACTATGAAAAGTCGGTAGAAGCCTATAAAGAGGCCGTAGACTTATTACCTGGTGGAGTGAACTCCCCAGTTCGTGCATTTAAATCTGTTGGTATGAACCCCATCTTTATGAGCAATGGGAAAGGATCCAAAATCTATGACATCGATGGGAATGAATACATCGATTACGTGTTAAGCTGGGGACCTTTAATTTTAGGGCATGCCGATGATCGGGTGGTAGAAGCGTTAAAAGAAGTAACGGAAAGCGGGACAAGCTTTGGTGCTCCAACCTTAATCGAGAACAAACTCGCTCAGTTAGTCATCGATAGAGTCCCATCCATCGAAATGGTCCGTATGGTGAACTCAGGAACAGAGGCTACGATGAGTGCATTGCGCTTAGCAAGAGGGTTTACAGGAAGAGACAAAATCCTAAAATTCGAAGGGAATTACCACGGACATGGCGATTCTCTCTTGATCAAAGCTGGTTCTGGGGTTGCTACACTAGGGCTTCCAGATAGTCCTGGTGTCCCACAATCGATTGCACAAAATACCATTACTGTTCCATATAACGATATGGAGAGTGTACGCTATGCATTCCAAGAATATGGAGATGATTTAGCTGCGGTGATTGTCGAACCGGTTTCCGGTAATATGGGAGTGGTTCCACCAGTTGGTGATTTCCTTCAGGAGCTAAGAAAAATAACCGAAGAGAATGGTACAGTGCTTATTTTTGATGAGGTTATGACTGGCTTCCGTGTTGGCTACCAATGTGCACAAGGACACTTTGGTGTGACACCAGACCTAACTTGTTTAGGTAAAGTGATTGGTGGTGGTCTTCCTGTAGGAGCATATGGTGGCAAACGAGAAATCATGGAACGAATCGCACCAGTCGGCGATATTTACCAAGCAGGTACGTTATCCGGGAATCCACTAGCGATGACTGCAGGGTACGAAACCTTAAAAGCGTTAGACGAAACGACTTATGTAGAAATGAGCAAAAAAGTGGATCGTCTGATTGAAGGATTCCAAGAAGCGGCCAAAGTACACAATATTCCACTGCAGGTGAACAGGGCTGGGTCTATGGTTGGTATCTTCTTTAACGACAAACCGGTTATTAATTATGAAACAGCGAAAAGCTCCAATGTAGAATTTTTCGCGGCATATTATCGTGAAATGGCGGAACAAGGCATTTTCCTTCCACCATCCCAGTTTGAAGGATTATTCCTATCTACGGCACATACAGATGAGGATATTGAGAAAACAATTGAAGCGGCGAGACATGCCTTTTCAAAATTAAAATAA
- the hemB gene encoding porphobilinogen synthase, producing MSKLGFKRHRRLRSSTSMRALVRETSITTDDLIYPIFVVEGSSVRKEVPSMPGVFQVSLDYLTEEMKELVSLGIRSVLLFGIPKEKDEVGSQAYCSTGIVQDALRQIKRDVPELITIADTCLCEYTSHGHCGVIHEGDVNNDESLELMVKTAVSQAEAGADIIAPSNMMDGFVAGIRQGLDEAGFSHIPIMSYAVKYASAFYGPFRDAAESTPQFGDRKTYQMDPSNRREALREAQSDVEEGADFLIVKPALSYLDIMREVKDRFDLPVVAYNVSGEYSMVKAAAMNGWVDERQIVLEKLTSMKRAGADIIVTYHAKDVAKWLSE from the coding sequence ATGAGTAAATTAGGCTTTAAAAGACATCGTAGATTACGATCATCCACTAGCATGAGAGCACTAGTGAGAGAAACGAGTATAACAACGGATGACTTAATTTATCCGATTTTTGTAGTAGAAGGAAGTTCTGTAAGAAAAGAAGTTCCTTCCATGCCAGGTGTTTTTCAAGTTTCCTTAGATTATTTAACGGAAGAAATGAAAGAGTTAGTATCATTAGGAATTCGTTCTGTGTTATTGTTCGGCATTCCTAAAGAGAAGGACGAAGTAGGTTCTCAAGCCTATTGCTCAACTGGAATTGTCCAAGATGCGTTACGTCAAATTAAACGAGATGTACCAGAGCTGATCACGATTGCGGATACTTGTCTTTGTGAATATACGTCGCATGGACACTGTGGTGTCATTCATGAAGGGGATGTAAACAATGATGAATCGCTTGAACTGATGGTGAAAACTGCGGTAAGCCAAGCAGAAGCGGGAGCAGATATTATTGCACCATCCAATATGATGGATGGATTTGTAGCGGGAATACGACAAGGGCTTGATGAAGCAGGATTTTCCCACATTCCAATCATGTCCTATGCGGTTAAATATGCTTCAGCTTTTTACGGACCATTTCGGGACGCAGCAGAAAGTACACCACAATTCGGTGATCGCAAAACCTACCAAATGGATCCTTCCAATCGAAGAGAAGCACTTCGGGAGGCCCAATCAGATGTGGAAGAAGGAGCAGACTTCCTAATTGTGAAGCCTGCGTTATCCTATTTAGATATCATGCGTGAAGTGAAGGACCGTTTTGATTTACCAGTTGTAGCTTATAACGTAAGTGGTGAGTATTCTATGGTTAAAGCAGCTGCAATGAACGGATGGGTGGATGAAAGACAAATTGTTCTGGAAAAACTTACATCCATGAAGCGAGCAGGAGCAGATATTATTGTGACATACCATGCTAAAGATGTAGCAAAATGGTTAAGCGAATAG
- a CDS encoding uroporphyrinogen-III synthase, protein MNKPLTGKHILITRSKEQAPPFSTLLEGAGAIPVVVPLLTFKRKDSEENRKILQQLHEFTWVFFTSANGVKFFFDYVRSLRIPRTKLSSIRFGVVGRKTDQALQAYGFEAGFQPSHFLGENMAKEFMKQFSVENVNILLINGNLSRDDVRKQLQAEQVKFETCVIYETLINEEETNNLKEQVNSDLVDAYTFTSPSSVEAFMELIQDEQTQIRNIQQEKLCVCIGTTTEQAARSAGFKQIIIPEEFTIDGMVMVLEHYFQEKG, encoded by the coding sequence ATGAACAAGCCTTTAACGGGCAAACATATATTGATAACACGCAGCAAGGAGCAAGCACCGCCCTTTTCTACATTGTTAGAAGGTGCTGGTGCTATTCCTGTAGTTGTCCCATTATTAACCTTTAAAAGAAAAGATTCCGAAGAAAACCGAAAAATCTTACAGCAACTTCACGAGTTTACATGGGTCTTTTTTACGAGTGCCAATGGCGTGAAGTTTTTTTTCGATTATGTGAGATCCCTTCGTATTCCACGAACTAAGCTATCCTCCATCCGGTTTGGTGTTGTAGGAAGGAAAACAGATCAAGCGTTACAAGCATACGGATTTGAAGCAGGTTTTCAGCCTAGTCACTTTCTAGGAGAAAACATGGCGAAGGAATTTATGAAGCAGTTTTCAGTAGAGAACGTCAACATATTATTGATTAATGGAAATCTTTCAAGAGATGACGTTCGGAAGCAGCTTCAAGCTGAACAGGTGAAATTTGAAACTTGTGTGATTTATGAGACGTTGATTAACGAGGAAGAAACGAACAATTTGAAGGAACAAGTCAATTCTGATTTGGTAGATGCTTATACATTTACGAGCCCATCAAGCGTGGAAGCATTTATGGAGCTTATACAGGATGAGCAGACTCAAATCAGAAACATTCAACAAGAAAAGCTGTGTGTCTGTATCGGAACTACGACAGAACAGGCTGCTAGGTCCGCAGGGTTTAAACAGATCATAATCCCAGAAGAATTTACGATTGATGGGATGGTAATGGTTTTAGAACATTACTTCCAGGAGAAAGGATAG
- the hemC gene encoding hydroxymethylbilane synthase — MRDIVVGSRKSNLALTQTEWVIKQLQNAGAKNSFSVKKISTKGDRILDVTLSKVGGKGLFVKEIEQAMFDGEIDMAVHSMKDMPSELPEGLTIATIPVREDHRDAFISNDHVKLMDLPEGAIVGTSSLRRGSQILAVRPDLKIKSIRGNIETRLRKLKEEDFDAIILAAAGLLRMGWGEDIVTEFLDPDLCVPAVGQGALAIECREDDTELLELLAKIKDEQTSTTVAAERRFLHLMNGGCQVPIAGYAHLEEEEVILTALVSTSDGKTVLKETVRGKDPLAVGEEAANRMKDRGAQEIVDEAIEEIDNG; from the coding sequence TTGAGAGATATCGTTGTTGGATCTAGAAAAAGTAATTTAGCTCTTACACAAACAGAGTGGGTGATTAAACAGCTACAAAACGCTGGAGCGAAGAACTCCTTTTCTGTAAAAAAAATTAGTACAAAAGGGGATCGTATATTAGATGTCACTCTTTCGAAAGTAGGGGGAAAAGGTTTGTTCGTAAAAGAAATCGAACAGGCCATGTTTGATGGAGAGATTGATATGGCGGTCCACAGCATGAAGGACATGCCGTCAGAGCTTCCAGAAGGACTAACGATTGCGACAATTCCGGTTCGTGAAGATCATCGTGATGCTTTTATTTCAAATGACCATGTGAAACTAATGGATTTGCCTGAAGGTGCAATTGTTGGGACAAGCAGTCTTCGTAGAGGCTCGCAAATTCTTGCCGTTCGTCCAGATTTAAAAATCAAGTCTATTCGAGGGAACATTGAAACCCGTCTTCGTAAGTTAAAAGAAGAGGACTTTGATGCAATTATACTGGCTGCAGCAGGACTTCTTCGCATGGGCTGGGGTGAAGATATTGTAACAGAGTTCTTGGATCCTGATTTATGTGTACCAGCCGTTGGGCAAGGAGCGCTTGCGATCGAGTGTCGCGAAGATGATACCGAGTTGCTGGAGCTTTTAGCTAAAATTAAAGATGAACAAACGAGTACAACGGTAGCAGCGGAGCGCAGATTTCTCCACCTCATGAACGGTGGCTGTCAGGTACCCATCGCTGGTTACGCTCACCTTGAGGAAGAAGAAGTCATATTGACAGCTTTAGTATCCACTTCTGACGGGAAAACCGTATTGAAGGAAACCGTTCGTGGCAAAGACCCGTTAGCGGTTGGGGAAGAAGCGGCCAACCGAATGAAAGACAGAGGCGCTCAAGAAATAGTGGATGAAGCAATTGAGGAGATCGATAACGGATGA
- a CDS encoding cytochrome C assembly family protein, which translates to MLTVKWLYELIVVIYGLSVIGYFMDFVQPNQKVNRVAFWLLSMVWISQTIFLLLQILNRDHFPVLNVYDGLYFYAWVLVTFSLLLNKFFKVDFIVFFTNLIGFFVMMLHISATAQNHESDKITELVGEILIAHISLAILSYGFFTLSFIFSAMYLTQYRLLKEKRGYKWLMRLSNLETLDSLSFRAIFIGVPSLLISIILGLVWAYTSNSEFYWYDTKTIGSLLVLLVYMVYLFLRVVKNYQGRTIALFNVAAFLFLLVNFLLFSSLSSFHF; encoded by the coding sequence ATGCTAACGGTTAAATGGCTATATGAACTTATTGTTGTTATATATGGATTAAGTGTTATTGGCTATTTTATGGATTTTGTACAACCAAACCAAAAGGTGAATCGAGTAGCCTTTTGGTTACTTAGTATGGTTTGGATTTCTCAAACCATTTTTTTGTTGCTTCAAATCTTGAATCGAGACCATTTCCCTGTCTTGAATGTCTATGATGGTTTATACTTTTATGCATGGGTACTTGTTACCTTTTCTTTATTACTTAATAAGTTTTTTAAAGTGGACTTTATTGTTTTCTTTACTAATTTAATTGGGTTCTTCGTGATGATGCTACATATTTCGGCTACAGCACAAAATCACGAATCCGATAAAATTACGGAGCTGGTCGGGGAAATTTTAATTGCTCATATTTCTTTGGCCATTTTATCTTATGGATTTTTTACCTTATCCTTTATTTTCTCGGCTATGTATTTAACACAGTATCGATTATTAAAGGAAAAAAGAGGGTATAAATGGTTAATGCGATTGTCCAATTTAGAAACATTAGATTCGTTGTCATTTCGAGCGATATTCATAGGCGTCCCAAGCTTACTCATTTCGATTATCTTAGGGTTGGTCTGGGCCTATACATCCAATTCGGAATTTTATTGGTATGATACAAAGACCATCGGCTCTCTTCTTGTTCTCCTTGTTTATATGGTTTATCTCTTTTTAAGAGTTGTAAAAAACTATCAAGGCAGAACGATAGCCTTATTCAATGTAGCCGCATTTCTATTTTTACTTGTTAATTTTCTATTATTTAGTTCACTATCTAGCTTTCACTTCTAA